The proteins below come from a single Methanolobus chelungpuianus genomic window:
- the cfbA gene encoding sirohydrochlorin nickelochelatase gives MTEKIGILAIGHGSRLPYNNQVVSEIADMIAKKHPEFVIRSGFMEMSTPSVEEAMLSFAGTGVTKIAAVPVFLASGVHITKDIPEILKLDPETKQGKVKLDGREVTIVYGKPLGSDELIAELIFKRAQEVF, from the coding sequence ATGACTGAAAAGATTGGAATTTTAGCAATTGGTCATGGAAGCAGGCTTCCCTACAACAATCAGGTAGTTTCAGAAATTGCCGACATGATAGCAAAAAAGCACCCTGAGTTCGTTATCAGGTCCGGCTTCATGGAAATGAGCACGCCTTCCGTGGAAGAGGCTATGCTGTCCTTTGCAGGCACTGGCGTGACAAAGATCGCTGCTGTTCCTGTGTTCCTTGCATCCGGCGTGCACATTACCAAGGACATTCCCGAGATCCTCAAACTGGACCCCGAGACAAAGCAGGGAAAAGTGAAGCTTGACGGCAGGGAAGTTACAATAGTATACGGTAAGCCTCTTGGAAGCGATGAGCTCATTGCAGAACTGATCTTCAAGAGAGCACAGGAAGTCTTTTAA
- a CDS encoding molybdopterin dinucleotide binding domain-containing protein: MQALLNTGSTIEEGRLAKGGDKYSAAYTKECAVCWMCAHDYEALGCPEKVKVTTRDGNHSIAVYTKVTESVRCGHVFIPRSIWANIVVEPTTFSTGSPLYKGSPVTVEPTDEEVLSAEEVVLKLYMGGE, from the coding sequence ATGCAAGCATTACTCAATACAGGAAGTACTATAGAAGAAGGCAGGCTTGCCAAGGGAGGCGACAAATACTCTGCCGCCTACACAAAGGAATGCGCGGTCTGCTGGATGTGTGCTCATGATTATGAAGCACTCGGATGTCCTGAAAAAGTGAAGGTTACGACCAGGGACGGCAATCACTCTATTGCCGTCTACACAAAAGTTACGGAATCTGTAAGGTGCGGCCACGTATTCATCCCGCGGTCCATCTGGGCCAACATAGTGGTTGAGCCGACTACCTTTTCCACCGGCTCCCCGCTCTACAAGGGAAGCCCTGTGACCGTTGAACCTACAGATGAAGAGGTACTCAGCGCCGAGGAAGTTGTCCTGAAGCTGTACATGGGAGGCGAATAA
- a CDS encoding formylmethanofuran dehydrogenase subunit C, whose protein sequence is MAEVILKPVSKFELTIEAEVITPDNFAGKNAQEIGKLLVWEGPQQLPISNFFEVKGNGGSSAQDTTIVIDGNVPRVKRIGEAMTAGRILVKGSTGMHVGAFMQGGEILVEGNSDSWPGMEMKGGLLHIKGNSLDHVGSAYRGSWKGMTGGRIAIDGNAGNQVGGGMSGGEIVIGGNVDNFCGTRINGGLIVVKGNAIRTVGAEMTGGTIVVGGRIGKFTPGFQQTATESNLKFNDIECPGEFKKFAGDYAIPQKGKGVLYVSAENNEDL, encoded by the coding sequence AGCTGACAATTGAGGCAGAAGTGATCACACCTGACAACTTTGCAGGCAAGAACGCACAGGAGATCGGAAAGCTCCTTGTATGGGAAGGCCCACAGCAGTTGCCTATTTCTAATTTCTTTGAGGTCAAGGGCAACGGCGGAAGCTCTGCACAGGACACAACCATTGTCATCGACGGGAACGTCCCCAGAGTGAAGCGCATCGGTGAAGCAATGACTGCAGGCAGGATCCTTGTGAAAGGTTCGACCGGCATGCATGTCGGAGCATTCATGCAGGGCGGGGAGATCCTTGTTGAAGGTAACTCTGACTCCTGGCCGGGGATGGAGATGAAGGGCGGACTCCTGCACATCAAGGGTAACTCCCTGGACCATGTAGGTTCCGCATACCGTGGAAGCTGGAAAGGCATGACCGGCGGCCGTATCGCTATTGACGGTAATGCAGGCAACCAGGTCGGCGGCGGCATGAGCGGAGGAGAGATCGTTATCGGAGGCAATGTCGATAACTTCTGCGGAACCCGCATAAATGGCGGCCTTATCGTCGTCAAGGGGAATGCTATCAGAACTGTCGGAGCAGAGATGACCGGTGGCACTATCGTTGTCGGCGGCAGGATAGGGAAGTTCACCCCGGGCTTCCAGCAGACAGCAACTGAGTCCAACCTCAAGTTCAATGATATTGAATGCCCCGGAGAGTTCAAGAAGTTCGCAGGGGATTACGCAATCCCTCAGAAGGGAAAAGGCGTATTGTACGTATCCGCTGAGAACAACGAGGATCTGTGA
- the fdhD gene encoding formate dehydrogenase accessory sulfurtransferase FdhD — protein sequence MGTGRPLKASGDEESPSPFHVSMKCLRITESENQYIDVDVIIEERFDLFVNGIHITTFFASPVELEELALGFLVCEGFIQPYSRIGPITITPDSISCTLDIDADELAALTHQQRCGTTDYCKDTVRRISSDVRFSKEAVIMAVEQLKEKGKAWHRTGGAHTSMVCNDQGEVLFSCEDVGRACSVDKVVGKALLNGTDLSQCALVTTGRLASTMVSKAINAGFPLVASKGATVREAVELARETGITLVAFVRRPDLYVYSGEQRINV from the coding sequence ATGGGAACAGGAAGACCGCTGAAGGCTTCCGGGGATGAGGAAAGCCCCTCTCCCTTCCATGTTTCCATGAAGTGCCTCAGAATCACTGAGTCAGAAAACCAATACATAGATGTGGATGTCATCATTGAGGAAAGGTTTGACCTTTTCGTGAATGGTATCCATATAACCACTTTTTTTGCAAGCCCTGTGGAACTTGAAGAGCTTGCCTTGGGATTTTTGGTCTGCGAAGGCTTCATTCAGCCCTATTCAAGGATTGGGCCAATCACTATAACCCCGGATTCCATCTCATGCACTCTTGATATAGATGCTGACGAACTTGCAGCCCTGACACACCAGCAGAGGTGCGGGACCACAGATTACTGCAAGGACACCGTACGTCGCATCAGCTCGGATGTCAGGTTCAGCAAGGAAGCCGTTATCATGGCTGTGGAGCAGCTCAAGGAAAAAGGAAAAGCCTGGCACAGAACGGGCGGAGCGCACACATCCATGGTCTGCAATGATCAGGGAGAAGTGCTTTTTTCCTGTGAGGACGTGGGAAGGGCATGCTCCGTGGACAAGGTTGTGGGCAAAGCCCTGCTGAACGGCACGGACCTCTCGCAGTGTGCTCTTGTGACCACCGGCAGGCTTGCATCCACCATGGTTTCAAAGGCTATCAACGCCGGATTCCCCCTCGTTGCAAGCAAGGGGGCTACCGTGCGTGAGGCCGTGGAACTTGCCAGGGAAACAGGAATAACGCTGGTGGCTTTTGTCAGAAGGCCGGACCTGTATGTATACAGCGGGGAACAACGGATTAATGTGTAG
- a CDS encoding formylmethanofuran dehydrogenase subunit B: protein MVYKNIICPVCGGSCDDVQVELKDGKIDVQNACKMGNAKFQEVVSSHRIRKPTVRDNGSVKPVSWEEALDKAADILVNAKKPLFFLGSETSCEAQEVGLHIAEYLGGIADSNATICHGPTVMGIQESGCVGSTAGQAKNRADVIIYWGVNALESMPRHMSRYGVFPRGYWAKRGRFDRTVITVDPRRTPTAAASDMHLQLNPNSDYELLSAMFTILNGKEPHHSVEEITGIPIAVMKQTIEMMKEANYVAIYVGLGVSSSYGKHRNIEIALNMVKELNNYTKCNLGALRGHCNVAGFNQLASYLYGYPFGIDFTKGYPRYNPGETTMVDLLREKDVDAAFVMCADLVNHIPADSAKYLASIPMVCMDIAPCPSTTAADVVLPGVIDAMECDGTFYRLDNVPVHFEPFTESPFPETKSNEETLKMLFEKIKAKKEAAAK, encoded by the coding sequence ATGGTCTACAAGAACATTATCTGCCCCGTCTGCGGAGGTTCATGTGACGATGTCCAGGTAGAACTCAAGGACGGAAAGATAGACGTCCAGAACGCGTGTAAGATGGGTAACGCAAAGTTCCAGGAAGTCGTGAGCTCACACAGGATCAGGAAACCTACCGTAAGGGATAATGGTTCTGTAAAGCCCGTCAGCTGGGAAGAAGCGCTCGACAAGGCAGCAGATATCCTGGTGAACGCAAAGAAGCCTCTCTTCTTCCTTGGAAGTGAGACCTCATGCGAAGCCCAGGAAGTAGGACTGCACATTGCAGAGTATCTTGGCGGAATAGCAGACTCCAATGCAACTATCTGTCACGGTCCGACGGTGATGGGTATCCAGGAGTCCGGCTGTGTAGGTTCCACTGCAGGCCAGGCTAAGAACAGGGCCGATGTCATCATCTACTGGGGAGTGAATGCACTCGAATCCATGCCAAGGCACATGTCCAGGTACGGAGTATTCCCCAGGGGCTACTGGGCAAAGAGGGGAAGGTTCGACAGGACCGTTATCACCGTCGACCCCAGAAGGACTCCCACTGCCGCAGCATCCGACATGCACCTGCAGCTTAATCCCAACAGTGACTACGAACTGCTCAGCGCGATGTTCACCATCCTGAACGGTAAGGAGCCTCACCACTCCGTCGAGGAGATAACAGGTATCCCGATCGCCGTAATGAAGCAGACCATCGAGATGATGAAGGAAGCGAACTACGTTGCAATCTACGTAGGACTTGGTGTCTCTTCCTCATACGGAAAGCACAGGAACATCGAGATAGCCCTCAACATGGTCAAGGAACTGAACAATTACACCAAGTGTAACCTTGGCGCACTGAGAGGACACTGCAACGTGGCAGGATTCAACCAACTTGCATCCTACCTCTACGGATACCCCTTCGGTATCGACTTCACTAAGGGATACCCGAGGTACAACCCCGGAGAGACAACCATGGTAGACCTGCTCAGGGAGAAGGACGTCGACGCAGCATTCGTTATGTGCGCAGACCTCGTCAACCACATACCTGCAGACAGTGCGAAGTACCTTGCAAGCATACCCATGGTATGCATGGATATCGCACCATGTCCCTCAACCACAGCAGCCGACGTAGTGCTGCCCGGTGTTATTGACGCCATGGAATGCGACGGTACCTTCTACAGGCTGGACAACGTGCCGGTTCACTTCGAGCCCTTCACAGAGTCCCCCTTCCCTGAGACAAAGAGCAACGAGGAAACCCTTAAGATGCTCTTTGAGAAGATAAAGGCCAAGAAGGAAGCAGCAGCTAAGTGA
- a CDS encoding DUF169 domain-containing protein, whose translation MELKELNRLGRELKETLNLKTSPVAVKLVADEKDIPEGMEKIGESTRHCQMVDNVRRTGSAFYTTYDDHQCKGGAAVMGMHEMGEKLKSGEFYFHLNHFGNLEAARETMERVPHVEPFSVKNILYAPLEETNFMPDIIVIVTTPRHVMELSQALLYTSGGRIVSSFAGKQSLCGDGVALPYTTGEVGVTVGCSGSRKYTQIQDEEMIISIPVERLPELVKAADKMFGQPC comes from the coding sequence ATGGAACTTAAAGAACTGAACAGACTAGGACGTGAGCTGAAAGAAACACTTAACCTTAAAACATCTCCTGTTGCAGTCAAACTCGTCGCCGATGAGAAGGATATTCCCGAAGGCATGGAAAAAATAGGAGAGTCCACAAGACACTGCCAGATGGTGGATAATGTGAGAAGGACCGGTTCTGCGTTCTATACCACCTATGATGATCACCAGTGCAAGGGTGGGGCCGCTGTGATGGGTATGCATGAAATGGGCGAGAAGCTCAAGAGCGGAGAGTTCTATTTCCATCTTAATCATTTTGGCAACCTTGAGGCTGCAAGGGAGACCATGGAAAGGGTGCCTCATGTCGAGCCATTCTCCGTGAAGAACATCCTTTATGCTCCCCTGGAGGAGACAAACTTCATGCCTGACATTATAGTCATAGTCACAACCCCCAGGCACGTTATGGAACTTTCCCAGGCACTGCTGTACACTTCAGGAGGCAGGATAGTTTCCAGTTTTGCAGGCAAGCAGAGCCTGTGCGGTGACGGTGTGGCATTGCCATATACGACAGGAGAGGTAGGCGTGACCGTAGGCTGCAGCGGAAGCCGCAAGTACACGCAGATACAGGATGAAGAGATGATCATCAGCATCCCTGTTGAAAGGCTCCCTGAGCTGGTGAAGGCCGCAGACAAGATGTTCGGCCAGCCCTGTTAA